The Saccharopolyspora gloriosae genome has a segment encoding these proteins:
- a CDS encoding TrkH family potassium uptake protein, translating to MRRPNRSPARTRHPARLVVAGFGAVLLIGTVLLMLPVASESGEATSWNTALFTATSAVCVTGLVVVDTHAHWSAFGEGVLLGLIQVGGFGIMTLASLLGMLVTRKLGLRMQRSAQAETKSFGLGEVRSVVAGVVVLSLVVEVLTALVLTARFAAHYGEPLGRAIYLGVFHAVSAFNNAGFALFSDSLMRYATDAWVCLPIVAAFVLGGLGFPVLFEILRHARGCTHRWTLHTRITLSTYTALAVLGTIAVTALEWDNAGTLGRFDWSGKLLTGFFQGMSPRTAGFNSVDTGELHGATLLITNVLMFIGGGSAGTAGGIKVTTFALLAFVMLAEIRGEPNVHIADRKLPREVYRQALTVVLGGVGLIFTATLALLVLTPFSLDAVLFESVSAFGTGLSTGITGELPVTGQLILVVLMFTGRVGPVTLASALALRERLRRYDLPEERPIVG from the coding sequence CTGCGCCGCCCGAACCGTTCGCCGGCGCGCACCCGGCATCCCGCGCGGCTCGTCGTGGCCGGTTTCGGTGCGGTGCTGCTGATCGGCACGGTGCTGCTGATGCTGCCGGTCGCCAGCGAATCCGGCGAGGCCACGTCGTGGAACACGGCGCTGTTCACCGCGACCTCCGCGGTGTGCGTGACCGGACTGGTCGTCGTCGACACGCACGCGCACTGGTCGGCGTTCGGCGAAGGCGTCCTGCTCGGCCTGATCCAGGTCGGCGGCTTCGGCATCATGACCCTCGCCTCGCTGCTCGGCATGCTGGTCACCCGCAAGCTCGGCCTGCGCATGCAGCGCAGCGCCCAAGCCGAGACCAAGAGCTTCGGCCTCGGTGAGGTGCGCAGCGTCGTCGCCGGCGTCGTCGTGCTGAGCCTCGTCGTCGAAGTGCTCACCGCACTCGTGCTGACCGCCAGGTTCGCCGCGCACTACGGCGAACCGCTCGGACGCGCGATCTACCTGGGCGTGTTCCACGCCGTATCGGCGTTCAACAACGCCGGGTTCGCGCTGTTCTCGGACAGCCTGATGCGGTACGCGACGGACGCGTGGGTCTGCCTGCCGATCGTGGCGGCGTTCGTGCTCGGCGGCCTGGGTTTCCCGGTGCTGTTCGAGATCCTCCGCCACGCGCGCGGCTGCACGCACCGCTGGACGCTGCACACCCGCATCACGTTGAGCACCTACACCGCCCTCGCCGTGCTCGGCACGATCGCGGTCACCGCCCTCGAATGGGACAACGCGGGCACGCTCGGCCGGTTCGACTGGAGCGGCAAGCTGCTGACCGGCTTCTTCCAAGGCATGTCCCCGCGCACCGCCGGATTCAACAGCGTCGACACCGGCGAACTGCACGGAGCCACGCTGCTGATCACCAACGTGCTGATGTTCATCGGCGGCGGCAGCGCGGGCACCGCGGGCGGCATCAAGGTGACCACCTTCGCGCTGCTGGCGTTCGTGATGCTCGCCGAGATCAGAGGCGAACCGAACGTGCACATCGCCGACCGCAAACTCCCGCGCGAGGTGTACCGGCAGGCGCTGACGGTGGTGCTCGGCGGTGTCGGCCTGATCTTCACCGCCACCCTCGCACTGCTGGTGCTCACCCCGTTCTCCCTCGACGCGGTCCTGTTCGAGTCGGTTTCCGCGTTCGGCACCGGGTTGTCGACCGGCATCACCGGTGAGCTGCCGGTCACCGGACAGCTCATCCTGGTCGTGCTGATGTTCACCGGCCGCGTCGGACCGGTCACCCTGGCTTCCGCGCTCGCGCTGCGCGAACGCCTTCGTCGCTACGACCTTCCGGAGGAACGACCCATTGTCGGCTAG